The Arachis hypogaea cultivar Tifrunner chromosome 19, arahy.Tifrunner.gnm2.J5K5, whole genome shotgun sequence genome has a window encoding:
- the LOC140182486 gene encoding uncharacterized protein: MSIMRDLTSMSIHEIGRDVVNDESRSATTGSSGSVGPRKTMKKKRFNAPRCYCGTHAILFLSSTELNPNRLFYGCPNFKSSGSHCKYFAWLDDFVALLDFEGSKSLGFDSGKQLEDQHVAAAEMLGGKVRELEHTVHALELQVKRCKHVHSEHRCFRGATVVAFFCGVIVANIVRTLS; this comes from the exons ATGAGCATCATGAGAGATCTCACTTCAATGTCCATTCACGAAATTGGAAGAGACGTAGTCAACGACGAAAGCAGAAGTGCAACTACCGGTTCTTCTGGTAGTGTTGGACCGCGGAAgacgatgaagaagaagaggttcAATGCTCCGCGGTGCTATTGTGGAACTCATGCAATTCTGTTCCTATCTTCGACGGAGCTTAACCCTAATCGGTTGTTTTATGGATGTCCCAATTTTAAg AGTTCAGGGTCACACTGCAAATACTTTGCATGGCTCGATGATTTCGTGGCGTTGTTGGATTTTGAAGGCTCGAAATCGCTTGGTTTTGATAGTGGCAAGCAACTCGAAGATCAGCACGTGGCTGCAGCTGAGATGCTTGGTGGAAAAGTGAGGGAGTTGGAGCATACAGTACATGCTTTAGAATTGCAAGttaagagatgcaaacatgtgcATAGTGAGCATAGGTGTTTTAGGGGTGCAACAGTTGTTGCATTTTTCTGTGGAGTTATAGTTGCAAACATTGTTAGGACATTAAGTTAG
- the LOC112776446 gene encoding uncharacterized protein translates to MRMNINFGSDHDQHLLQSGLLKNNYGDMCDNYFGFRTEAGKSADPRIMRLLEFIRELYIRRRETFKKMVPERLHEDLVELFKRISTLLTGANQSMHGARTLQRSLSAGSSQLKLDRFRVRSVDVTGAAGGGGAAGDVQSGQGGQGDNKPAGSK, encoded by the coding sequence ATGAGAATGAACATAAACTTTGGAAGTGACCATGATCAGCACCTATTGCAAAGTGGTTTGTTGAAGAATAATTATGGTGACATGTGTGACAATTATTTTGGATTCCGAACTGAGGCAGGAAAATCAGCAGACCCAAGAATCATGAGGCTGCTAGAGTTTATTAGAGAACTTTACATTAGGAGGAGAGAAACTTTCAAGAAAATGGTTCCTGAGAGGCTCCATGAGGATCTTGTGGAGTTGTTTAAGAGAATCAGCACTTTGTTAACCGGTGCTAATCAATCAATGCACGGGGCAAGAACATTGCAGAGAAGTTTGAGTGCTGGATCATCACAGTTGAAGCTTGATAGGTTTAGGGTGCGCTCTGTTGATGTAACCGGTGCCGCCGGTGGTGGTGGTGCCGCCGGTGACGTTCAATCTGGTCAAGGTGGCCAGGGAGACAATAAGCCTGCTGGCTCCAAATGA
- the LOC112778904 gene encoding uncharacterized protein gives MIEEYNIQLNPRMIARALKVARKVVIGNARDQYGKVRDYLNELHRSNPGTTALVETIPQPVSFPLFDKLYVSLNASKKGFEEGCRPLIGLDGCFLKGYYGGQLLSAVGQDANNHFFIIAFAVVANEYRDTWKWFLTLLQEDLGEVTQFGWNFISDQQKGLELAIKEVMPNAHHRNYVLHIWKNFIKHFKDQQTKNLVWECARCTTFQEFNTAMEKMKKVNTGAWEYLQRFEPAVWTKAYFSHGPKVDNITNNMCEVWNAKIVEYQKLDEIIKPSANKWRAIWAGDSNKVLFEVHRGNHKVGVNLQQRTCTCNVWQLTGMPCRHAVVAMYKIGLKPEDFVHKWLTMESIRATYKHCINSVNSEEYWIPSTAVPCDPPPIKRPAHRPKMKRKVDPVEKEMHPNKAKKTFEVTCSKCGETGHYYKTCKNQAKDPNWTPMTKKERRAAKLQIVVTNVPSQNTPQGVRPSAPPMENQFAQSPMGIRPSFPPTPNSISTETMQAASSVTASRLFKFIPTPGFIPPRKK, from the exons ATGATAGAAGAATACAACATCCAGCTGAACCCAAGAATGATTGCTAGGGCCCTTAAAGTTGCTAGGAAAGTTGTTATTGGTAATGCAAGGGACCAATATGGAAAAGTGCGTGATTATCTGAATGAACTGCATAGGAGTAATCCGGGCACAACAGCATTAGTGGAGACAATTCCCCAGCCAGTTTCTTTTCCACTTTTTGATAAGTTGTATGTAAGTCTGAATGCATCTAAGAAGGGGTTTGAAGAGGGTTGCAGACCTCTAATCGGCTTAGACGGATGCTTTCTGAAAGGGTACTATGGCGGCCAGCTCTTAAGTGCGGTTGGGCAAGATGCCAATAACCACTTCTTCATCATTGCATTTGCAGTTGTCGCTAACGAATACAGAGACACATGGAAATGGTTCTTGACACTCTTACAGGAGGACTTGGGAGAAGTGACACAGTTTGGCTGGAATTTCATTTCGGACCAGCAAAAG GGTTTGGAGCTGGCTATAAAAGAAGTTATGCCTAATGCACACCACAGGAACTATGTGCTTCATATTTGGAAGAATTTTATAAAGCATTTCAAGGATCAGCAAACAAAGAATCTGGTATGGGAATGTGCACGATGCACCACTTTCCAGGAGTTCAACACTGCAATGGAAAAAATGAAGAAAGTTAACACTGGAGCTTGGGAGTATCTTCAAAGGTTTGAGCCTGCAGTGTGGACTAAGGCTTACTTCAGCCATGGTCCTAAAGTTGACAACATCACAAACAACATGTGCGAGGTATGGAATGCGAAAATTGTCgaatacc AAAAATTGGACGAAATTATTAAGCCTAGTGCCAATAAGTGGAGAGCAATTTGGGCCGGAGATAGCAACAAAGTTCTGTTTGAGGTGCATAGGGGAAACCACAAGGTGGGGGTAAATCTGCAGCAGAGAACATGTACCTGCAACGTATGGCAACTCACAG GAATGCCTTGCAGGCATGCGGTAGTAGCCATGTACAAGATTGGCTTGAAGCCAGAGGATTTTGTACATAAATGGCTGACAATGGAGTCCATTAGGGCCACGTACAAACATTGCATCAACTCTGTGAACAGTGAGGAGTACTGGATTCCATCTACTGCAGTACCATGTGATCCTCCACCAATAAAGAGACCTGCACACCGcccaaaaatgaaaagaaaagtggATCCAGTTGAGAAAGAAATGCACCCAAACAAGGCAAAGAAGACTTTTGAAGTCACATGCAGTAAGTGTGGCGAAACTGGGCATTACTACAAGACCTGCAAAAATCAAGCTAAGGACCCAAACTGGACACCAATGACCAAGAAAGAGAGAAGGGCTGCTAAGTTGCAGATTGTAGTCACCAATGTCCCCAGCCAGAACACACCTCAG GGTGTCAGGCCTTCTGCTCCACCAATGGAAAACCAATTTGCTCAATCACCAATGGGAATCAGGCCTTCTTTTCCACCAACACCAAACAGCATATCCACGGAGACAATGCAGGCAGCAAGTTCTGTGACTGCTTCAAGGCTTTTCAAGTTTATTCCAACTCCTGGGTTCATTCCACCAAGAAAGAAATAA